One stretch of Chitinophagales bacterium DNA includes these proteins:
- a CDS encoding tyrosine-type recombinase/integrase, whose product MSHLKFEKRYSEHTLVSYKNDLLQFQSYLEEIKTADTDIHNKDIRRWMTQLNRALEPATVNRKISSIKSYYKFLVKQNIITHSPAQNLPIVKKPSRTPHFVEQKEMLTLLDNLPQAEDVFALRNNLIIELLYATGIRRMELINLKDNDIDFSLKNIKVLGKGKKERKIPVHEFVLEKIKHYIHERNLHFEKNKFETLLVNTKGKQMTPKSVYDVINKLLQQCWSSEVKSPHVLRHTFATHLLNKGADLNAIKELLGHSSLAATQVYTHNSIDRLKEVYKQAHPKS is encoded by the coding sequence TTGTCACACCTAAAATTTGAAAAGCGATATTCAGAACACACCTTAGTTTCTTATAAGAATGACTTGTTGCAGTTTCAAAGTTATTTAGAAGAAATAAAAACAGCCGATACAGATATACATAATAAAGACATAAGAAGGTGGATGACACAACTCAATAGGGCGTTAGAACCTGCCACTGTTAATAGAAAAATATCTTCCATTAAATCTTATTATAAGTTTTTAGTAAAACAGAATATAATAACACATAGTCCGGCTCAAAACCTACCAATAGTAAAAAAGCCAAGTAGAACGCCACATTTTGTAGAGCAAAAAGAGATGCTTACATTGCTTGATAATTTACCTCAGGCAGAAGATGTTTTTGCACTAAGAAATAATTTAATTATAGAATTGCTATATGCTACCGGAATAAGACGAATGGAGCTTATAAACCTGAAAGACAATGATATAGATTTTTCTTTAAAAAATATTAAAGTATTAGGCAAAGGCAAAAAAGAACGTAAAATACCCGTGCACGAATTTGTTTTAGAAAAAATAAAACACTATATTCATGAAAGGAATTTACATTTTGAAAAAAATAAATTTGAAACACTATTAGTAAATACTAAAGGAAAACAAATGACTCCTAAAAGCGTTTATGACGTAATTAATAAATTGTTGCAACAATGTTGGTCATCAGAGGTAAAAAGTCCTCATGTGCTACGCCACACATTTGCCACACATTTATTAAATAAAGGAGCAGACTTAAATGCTATAAAAGAATTATTAGGGCACAGTAGCTTAGCCGCCACACAAGTTTATACACACAATAGTATAGATAGACTAAAAGAAGTGTATAAACAAGCCCATCCAAAATCATAA
- a CDS encoding 50S ribosomal protein L1, which produces MTKLTKKRKALAEKLEKGKIYSLDDASQLVKEVNTTKFDASVDLHVKLGVDPKKADQAIRGTASLPHGTGKSKSVLVFCTPDLEDEAKAAGADYVGLDEFITKIEQGWTDVDVVIATPSVMPKIARLGRVLGPRNLMPNPKSGTVTTDLTKAITEVKGGKIAFKIDKFGIIHASIGRVSFSGEQIKDNAKELIVTLSKMKPSTAKGTYFKSITMASTMSPGIPIDSKSISGI; this is translated from the coding sequence ATGACAAAGTTAACAAAGAAAAGAAAAGCTTTAGCTGAAAAGTTAGAGAAAGGCAAAATCTACAGTTTAGATGATGCATCTCAATTGGTAAAAGAAGTGAACACTACCAAATTTGATGCTTCTGTAGATTTACATGTGAAATTAGGAGTAGATCCTAAAAAAGCTGACCAAGCAATAAGAGGAACAGCATCTTTACCTCATGGAACTGGAAAGTCAAAATCAGTATTAGTATTTTGCACACCAGATTTAGAAGATGAGGCAAAAGCAGCAGGAGCCGATTATGTTGGTTTAGATGAATTTATTACAAAAATAGAGCAAGGCTGGACAGATGTGGACGTAGTAATAGCTACACCAAGCGTTATGCCTAAAATTGCTCGTTTAGGTAGAGTGTTAGGTCCAAGAAACTTAATGCCAAACCCTAAATCAGGTACAGTTACGACAGACTTGACTAAAGCTATAACCGAAGTAAAAGGCGGTAAAATAGCATTTAAAATAGACAAGTTTGGTATCATACATGCTTCCATCGGTCGTGTGTCTTTTAGCGGTGAACAAATTAAAGACAACGCCAAAGAATTGATAGTTACTCTATCAAAAATGAAGCCATCAACTGCAAAAGGAACTTATTTCAAAAGCATAACGATGGCAAGTACAATGAGTCCGGGTATTCCGATTGATTCTAAATCTATAAGTGGTATTTAA
- a CDS encoding 30S ribosomal protein S21, giving the protein MLIIDARDSDSIDKALRKYKKKYDKAGIVKELRKRQQFTKPSVVKREQRIKAAYSAKIRREHGLD; this is encoded by the coding sequence ATGCTAATTATAGATGCAAGAGATAGCGATTCAATAGACAAAGCACTTAGAAAGTACAAAAAAAAGTATGACAAAGCTGGAATAGTTAAAGAACTAAGAAAGCGTCAGCAATTTACTAAGCCGTCTGTTGTAAAAAGAGAACAACGTATCAAAGCAGCTTATAGTGCAAAAATTAGAAGAGAACACGGTTTAGATTAA
- the secE gene encoding preprotein translocase subunit SecE produces the protein MESLKSYIEGAYQELVHKVTWPSWGELQNSGVIVFVASAIIGLLVLAMDLASKNVTDLIYKALGH, from the coding sequence ATGGAAAGTTTAAAATCATATATAGAAGGTGCATACCAAGAATTAGTTCACAAAGTAACTTGGCCAAGTTGGGGCGAGTTGCAAAATAGTGGTGTTATAGTTTTTGTAGCATCGGCTATAATAGGACTTCTTGTTTTAGCAATGGATTTGGCATCAAAAAATGTAACGGATTTGATTTACAAAGCCTTAGGACATTAA
- the rplK gene encoding 50S ribosomal protein L11, with protein MAKEIEGFIKLQVKGGQANPAPPVGPALGAKGVNIMEFCKAFNARTQDKPGQVLPVEITVFKDKSFSFIIKTPPAPILLMEAAKAKKGSAEPNRNKVAKVTWDQVKEIAEIKMPDLNAFTIESAMKMVAGTARSMGFTVTGKAPWA; from the coding sequence ATGGCAAAAGAAATAGAAGGCTTTATTAAGTTGCAAGTGAAAGGTGGACAGGCAAATCCTGCTCCTCCGGTAGGACCTGCTTTAGGTGCTAAAGGTGTTAATATTATGGAGTTTTGTAAAGCATTTAATGCAAGAACTCAAGATAAACCCGGACAAGTTTTACCTGTTGAAATCACAGTTTTCAAGGATAAATCTTTTTCATTTATCATTAAAACGCCTCCGGCTCCAATTTTATTAATGGAAGCTGCTAAAGCTAAAAAAGGCTCAGCAGAACCTAATAGAAATAAAGTAGCAAAAGTAACTTGGGATCAAGTGAAAGAAATAGCAGAAATAAAAATGCCCGATTTGAATGCATTTACAATAGAATCTGCTATGAAAATGGTAGCAGGAACAGCTCGTAGTATGGGATTTACTGTAACAGGTAAAGCTCCGTGGGCATAA
- a CDS encoding 50S ribosomal protein L10: MTREEKNNELQSLTEQIAGLNSFYLADSSTLNVAKVNALRGLCFEKGVKIKVVKNTLLKKALEASENDFDQLIPLLKGPTSLMYSEEASASAKVIKKFREDSERPVLKGAFIEGSFYIGDQYVNELASLKSKEELIGDVIGLLQAPAVNLISALSSGGTKIHGILQTLSEKE; this comes from the coding sequence ATGACAAGAGAAGAAAAAAACAATGAGCTTCAAAGTCTGACCGAGCAAATTGCAGGCTTAAATAGTTTCTATTTAGCAGACTCTTCAACTTTAAACGTTGCAAAAGTTAATGCACTTAGAGGCTTATGCTTTGAAAAAGGTGTAAAAATTAAGGTTGTAAAAAATACATTGCTTAAAAAGGCTTTAGAAGCAAGCGAAAATGATTTTGACCAGTTAATTCCTTTATTAAAAGGACCTACTTCTTTAATGTATTCTGAAGAAGCCAGTGCATCTGCAAAGGTTATTAAGAAATTTAGAGAAGATAGTGAGAGACCGGTATTAAAAGGTGCTTTCATAGAAGGCAGTTTTTATATTGGCGACCAATACGTAAACGAATTAGCAAGTCTTAAATCAAAAGAAGAACTTATTGGCGATGTTATTGGTTTATTACAAGCTCCGGCTGTAAACCTAATTTCAGCTTTAAGTTCAGGTGGAACTAAAATTCATGGAATTTTACAAACACTATCAGAAAAAGAGTAA
- the raiA gene encoding ribosome-associated translation inhibitor RaiA has product MNIQFNPSGFSISEQLEDFTAKKLSKLETFYDKIIDADVYFKMENHQKVKDKTTEIKLNVPGVTLFASETAKTFEAAVDLAAESLRRQIKKYKEKQNIYG; this is encoded by the coding sequence ATGAACATTCAATTTAACCCGTCAGGATTTTCAATTTCAGAACAGTTAGAAGATTTCACAGCTAAAAAATTAAGTAAACTTGAAACATTTTACGATAAAATAATAGATGCAGATGTGTATTTTAAAATGGAAAACCATCAAAAAGTTAAAGATAAAACCACAGAAATAAAATTGAATGTACCGGGAGTAACATTATTTGCTTCCGAAACAGCTAAGACATTTGAAGCCGCTGTTGATTTAGCAGCAGAATCGCTGAGAAGACAGATAAAAAAGTACAAAGAAAAGCAAAATATCTACGGCTAA
- the rplL gene encoding 50S ribosomal protein L7/L12, with the protein MANISELAEQLVNLTVKEVKELADVLKDQYGIEPAAAAVAVAAGPAAGGDAGAAAQTEFDVILNAAGGQKLNVVKVVKEITGLGLKEAKELVDGAPKAIKEKVSQEEADSVKAKLEEVGADVEIK; encoded by the coding sequence ATGGCAAATATTAGCGAATTAGCAGAGCAGTTAGTAAACTTAACTGTTAAAGAAGTAAAAGAATTAGCTGACGTATTAAAAGATCAGTACGGAATTGAGCCTGCTGCTGCAGCTGTAGCTGTTGCTGCTGGTCCTGCTGCTGGCGGAGATGCCGGTGCTGCTGCTCAAACTGAGTTTGATGTAATTTTGAACGCTGCAGGTGGTCAAAAATTAAACGTAGTAAAAGTGGTAAAAGAAATCACAGGATTAGGCTTAAAAGAAGCTAAAGAATTAGTAGATGGTGCACCTAAAGCTATTAAAGAAAAAGTTTCTCAAGAAGAAGCTGATTCTGTAAAAGCTAAACTTGAGGAAGTTGGTGCAGACGTAGAAATTAAGTAA
- the tuf gene encoding elongation factor Tu gives MAKENFVRSKPHVNVGTIGHVDHGKTTLTAAITSVLSNKGYAEKKDYDSIDGAPEEKERGITINTAHVEYQTDNRHYAHVDCPGHADYIKNMVTGAAQMDGAILVVAATDGPMPQTREHILLARQVGVPRIVVFMNKVDLVDDPEFLELGEMEIRDLLSFYEFDGDNTPVIQGSALKALNGEADGVAAVEKLMEAVDTWIPTPERDTDKPFLLPVEDIFSITGRGTVATGKIERGVINSGDPVEIVGLGAEKLTSTVTGVEMFRKILDRGEAGENVGLLLRGIEKNDVKRGMVIVKPGSITPHTKFKCEVYVLSKEEGGRHTPFFNKYRPQFYMRTTDVTGEVTLPENIEMVMPGDNVTLTVELIYPVAMDKGLRFAIREGGRTVGAGQVTEIIE, from the coding sequence ATGGCTAAAGAAAATTTCGTAAGATCAAAGCCGCACGTTAACGTTGGTACAATAGGACACGTTGACCACGGTAAAACTACATTGACTGCAGCTATAACTTCTGTATTATCTAACAAAGGTTATGCTGAGAAAAAAGATTATGATTCAATTGATGGTGCACCTGAAGAAAAAGAAAGAGGTATCACTATTAATACTGCTCACGTAGAGTATCAAACAGACAACAGACACTATGCTCACGTTGACTGTCCTGGTCACGCTGACTATATTAAAAACATGGTAACGGGTGCTGCTCAAATGGACGGAGCTATATTAGTGGTTGCTGCTACAGACGGACCAATGCCTCAAACAAGAGAGCACATCTTATTGGCTCGTCAGGTAGGTGTTCCAAGAATAGTAGTATTCATGAACAAAGTAGATTTAGTAGATGACCCTGAATTCTTAGAATTAGGTGAAATGGAAATCAGAGATTTATTAAGTTTCTACGAATTTGACGGAGATAACACTCCAGTTATTCAAGGTTCTGCTTTAAAAGCATTGAACGGTGAAGCTGACGGTGTTGCTGCTGTAGAAAAATTAATGGAAGCTGTAGATACTTGGATTCCAACTCCAGAAAGAGATACAGACAAACCTTTCTTATTACCGGTAGAAGATATTTTCTCTATTACAGGTAGAGGAACTGTTGCAACAGGAAAAATTGAAAGAGGTGTTATAAACTCTGGAGATCCTGTAGAAATAGTAGGTTTAGGTGCTGAAAAATTAACTTCTACTGTTACGGGTGTTGAAATGTTCCGTAAAATATTAGATAGAGGTGAAGCAGGCGAAAACGTAGGTTTATTATTAAGAGGTATTGAGAAAAACGATGTTAAGAGAGGAATGGTAATCGTTAAACCAGGCTCTATAACTCCTCACACAAAATTCAAATGTGAAGTTTACGTGTTGAGTAAAGAAGAAGGTGGACGTCATACTCCATTCTTTAACAAATATCGTCCTCAGTTCTACATGAGAACAACAGACGTAACTGGAGAAGTAACATTACCGGAAAACATTGAAATGGTAATGCCAGGCGATAACGTAACATTAACTGTAGAGTTAATTTACCCAGTAGCTATGGACAAAGGTTTACGTTTTGCTATCCGTGAAGGTGGTAGAACAGTAGGTGCTGGTCAAGTTACTGAAATTATAGAGTAA
- the nusG gene encoding transcription termination/antitermination factor NusG yields MQEGKKWYVLRVVSGKERKIKEYLDLDLARMGYDTVVTQILVPTEKVYKINKGKKVIKERNLFPGYIYIEAVASKFSGEIIQHIVTTTNVINFLGGKNPDPIRQSEVYKLLGKVDAMDETDETITEPYLVNETVKIIDGPFNDFTGTIEEIYDEKKKLKVIVKIFGRKTPVEVNYLQVEKVS; encoded by the coding sequence ATGCAAGAGGGAAAAAAATGGTATGTGCTTAGAGTAGTAAGTGGTAAGGAACGCAAGATAAAAGAATATCTTGACTTAGACTTAGCTAGAATGGGATACGATACTGTTGTTACCCAAATTTTAGTTCCTACAGAAAAAGTATATAAAATAAATAAAGGGAAAAAAGTTATAAAAGAAAGAAACTTGTTTCCCGGATATATTTATATAGAAGCAGTAGCTAGCAAATTTAGTGGAGAAATAATTCAACACATTGTTACTACTACAAATGTAATAAATTTCTTAGGAGGAAAAAACCCTGACCCAATTCGTCAGTCAGAGGTATATAAATTATTAGGTAAGGTAGATGCTATGGACGAAACAGACGAAACCATAACTGAGCCTTATTTAGTAAATGAAACTGTAAAAATAATTGATGGACCTTTCAATGATTTTACAGGAACTATAGAAGAAATTTATGACGAAAAGAAAAAATTAAAAGTTATTGTTAAAATATTTGGAAGAAAAACACCGGTAGAGGTGAATTACTTACAAGTAGAAAAAGTTTCATAA
- the rpoB gene encoding DNA-directed RNA polymerase subunit beta has translation MAGKSTTLPKRINFGTVNLNVKSPNLLDIQVASFQEFLQLETTPENRANEGLFKVFQENFPISDARNIFELEFLDYFVDPPRYSIEECQERGLTYSVPLKAKLRLSCNDEEHIDFQTIVQDVFLGNIPYMTPKGTFIVNGAERVIVSQLHRSPGVFFAQNYHPNGTRIYSARVIPFKGAWMEFATDINNVMYAYIDRKKKFPVTMLLRAIGYDTDKDILKIFDLADEVDLTKKKNHKDILGRKLAARVLKTWIEDFVDEDTGEVVSIERNEIVLERDIVINEDELELILSNEVESVILQKEETSADFAIIYNTLQKDTSNSEPEALAHIYRQLRGTDPPDNETARGIIDKLFFSDRRYDLGDVGRYKINRKLSLDIPVEIKVLTKDDIISIVKYLVNLSNQKAEVDDIDHLANRRVRTVGEQLYAQFGVGLARMARTIRERMNVRDNEVFTPTDLINARTLSSVINSFFGTSQLSQFLDQTNPLAEITNKRRISALGPGGLSRERAGFEVRDVHYSHYGRLCTIETPEGPNIGLISTLAVHAKISYMGFIETPYHKVHGGKVDLKDHIYLTASEEDNKRIAQANAEITENGKFVSDRIKSRHQGDFPILTPDEVEYMDVAPNQIVGVSASLIPFLEHDDANRALMGSNMQRQAVPLMRPESPIVGTGIEGKVAADSMNLVNAEGEGVVEYVDATEIIVRYDRSENERLVSFDDDKKSYKLQKFIRTNQGTCINLKPLVRKGDRVTKGQILCEGFATDNGELALGRNLKVAFMPWKGYNFEDAIVISERVVKDDVFTSIHISEYELEVRDTKLGEEELTSDIPNVSEEATKDLDENGIIRTGATIKEGDIIIGKITPKGETDPTPEEKLLRAIFGDKAGDVKDASLKATPATKGTVMHTNLFAKATKDKTTKAKEKVVIDKLEAEFAKRESDLRAVLVEKLYKLIGGKASAGVINHYNEDVISKSTKFTMKNINEIDFKMVNPSGWTNSDETNELIKKLLHNFDIKINEDAGRLRREKFNLTIGDELPTGVLKLAKVYVAQKRKLKVGDKMAGRHGNKGIVARIVREEDMPFLEDGTPVDIVLNPLGVPSRMNLGQIYETVLGWAGEKLGLKYATPIFDGASVAEIQAEVEKANLPELGQTYLYDGETGERFDQKTTVGVIYMLKLSHMIEDKMHARSTGPYSLITQQPLGGKAQFGGQRFGEMEVWALEAFGASNILRELLTVKSDDIVGRAKAYEAIVKGENIPEPNIPESFNVLIHELRGLALDLKFD, from the coding sequence ATGGCTGGCAAATCAACTACACTACCTAAGAGAATAAATTTCGGAACAGTTAATTTGAATGTAAAGTCTCCAAATTTATTAGATATACAGGTAGCTTCTTTTCAAGAATTTTTACAATTAGAAACAACACCTGAAAACAGAGCAAACGAAGGATTGTTTAAAGTTTTTCAAGAAAACTTTCCAATTTCTGATGCAAGAAATATATTTGAGCTTGAATTTTTAGATTATTTTGTTGATCCACCACGCTACTCAATTGAAGAGTGTCAAGAAAGAGGATTGACATACAGTGTTCCATTAAAGGCAAAATTAAGATTGTCTTGTAATGATGAAGAACATATTGATTTCCAAACCATAGTACAAGATGTTTTCTTAGGGAATATCCCTTATATGACACCTAAAGGTACTTTTATAGTAAATGGTGCAGAAAGAGTAATTGTGTCGCAGTTACACCGTTCTCCAGGCGTATTTTTTGCTCAAAACTATCATCCAAATGGTACAAGAATATACTCTGCAAGAGTAATTCCGTTTAAAGGTGCTTGGATGGAGTTTGCTACAGACATCAATAACGTAATGTATGCGTATATTGACAGAAAAAAGAAATTTCCTGTAACTATGCTTTTAAGAGCTATAGGTTACGATACAGATAAAGACATACTTAAGATTTTTGATTTAGCTGATGAAGTAGATTTAACTAAAAAGAAAAATCATAAAGATATATTAGGTAGAAAATTAGCCGCTCGTGTATTAAAAACTTGGATAGAAGATTTTGTGGACGAAGATACGGGAGAGGTGGTTTCTATTGAAAGAAATGAAATAGTACTTGAAAGAGATATTGTAATTAACGAAGATGAGTTAGAATTAATTTTATCTAATGAAGTAGAAAGCGTAATCTTGCAAAAAGAGGAAACTTCTGCCGATTTTGCTATTATTTACAATACACTTCAAAAAGATACTTCAAACTCAGAGCCGGAAGCATTGGCTCACATTTATCGTCAGTTAAGAGGTACAGATCCACCAGATAATGAAACTGCAAGAGGTATTATTGATAAATTATTCTTCTCAGACAGAAGATATGATTTAGGAGATGTAGGGCGATATAAAATAAACAGAAAACTAAGCTTAGATATTCCTGTTGAAATAAAAGTTTTAACTAAAGACGATATTATTTCAATAGTTAAATATTTGGTTAATTTAAGTAACCAAAAAGCTGAGGTTGATGATATAGACCACTTAGCAAACAGACGTGTAAGAACAGTAGGAGAGCAGCTTTATGCTCAGTTTGGCGTTGGTTTAGCAAGAATGGCACGTACTATTAGAGAAAGAATGAACGTGCGTGATAATGAGGTATTTACACCTACAGATTTGATAAATGCAAGAACATTATCTTCTGTAATTAACTCATTTTTTGGTACCAGCCAATTATCTCAATTTTTAGATCAAACGAATCCTTTAGCCGAAATTACTAATAAAAGAAGAATATCGGCATTAGGTCCCGGAGGTTTATCAAGAGAACGTGCAGGATTTGAGGTTAGAGACGTACACTATTCTCACTATGGTCGTTTATGTACTATTGAAACACCGGAAGGACCAAACATTGGTTTGATTTCTACTTTGGCAGTACACGCCAAAATATCATATATGGGTTTTATAGAAACACCTTATCATAAAGTACACGGTGGTAAAGTAGATTTAAAAGACCATATTTACTTAACAGCTTCTGAAGAAGACAATAAGAGAATAGCACAGGCAAATGCCGAAATTACTGAAAACGGAAAATTTGTTTCAGATAGAATCAAATCAAGACACCAAGGTGATTTCCCTATTTTAACACCAGACGAAGTGGAATATATGGATGTAGCTCCTAACCAAATAGTTGGAGTTTCTGCATCTTTAATTCCTTTCTTAGAGCATGATGATGCTAACCGTGCCTTGATGGGGTCAAACATGCAACGTCAGGCTGTGCCTTTAATGCGTCCTGAATCTCCAATAGTGGGAACAGGGATAGAAGGCAAAGTGGCTGCTGACTCAATGAACTTAGTAAATGCAGAAGGCGAAGGTGTGGTAGAATATGTAGATGCTACAGAAATTATAGTTAGATACGACCGTTCTGAAAATGAACGTTTAGTTAGTTTTGATGACGATAAAAAATCGTACAAACTACAAAAATTCATTAGAACAAACCAAGGTACTTGTATTAACCTAAAACCTTTAGTAAGAAAAGGTGATAGAGTTACAAAAGGACAAATACTTTGCGAAGGTTTTGCTACGGATAATGGCGAGTTAGCTTTAGGAAGAAACTTAAAAGTGGCGTTTATGCCATGGAAAGGTTACAACTTTGAGGATGCTATCGTTATATCTGAAAGAGTAGTTAAAGATGACGTATTTACTTCCATTCATATTTCAGAATATGAATTAGAAGTTAGAGATACTAAATTAGGAGAAGAAGAATTAACTTCAGATATTCCTAACGTTAGTGAAGAAGCTACTAAAGATTTAGATGAAAATGGTATAATAAGAACAGGTGCTACCATAAAAGAAGGAGATATAATAATAGGAAAAATTACTCCAAAAGGAGAAACAGATCCTACTCCGGAGGAAAAATTATTACGTGCCATATTTGGTGATAAAGCAGGCGATGTAAAAGATGCTTCATTAAAAGCTACTCCTGCCACTAAAGGTACAGTAATGCACACTAACTTATTTGCCAAAGCTACTAAAGATAAAACTACAAAAGCTAAAGAAAAAGTAGTAATAGACAAATTAGAAGCTGAATTTGCAAAAAGAGAAAGCGATTTAAGAGCTGTATTAGTTGAAAAATTATACAAATTAATAGGCGGTAAAGCATCAGCAGGAGTTATTAATCATTATAATGAAGATGTAATATCTAAGAGCACTAAGTTTACTATGAAGAATATTAATGAAATAGACTTCAAAATGGTAAACCCAAGTGGTTGGACAAATAGTGATGAAACTAATGAATTAATCAAGAAATTGTTACACAATTTTGATATAAAGATTAATGAAGATGCCGGTAGATTGCGTAGAGAGAAATTTAATTTAACTATAGGAGATGAATTGCCTACAGGCGTATTAAAATTAGCTAAAGTGTATGTAGCTCAAAAGCGTAAATTGAAAGTAGGAGATAAAATGGCAGGACGTCATGGTAATAAAGGGATAGTAGCACGTATAGTACGGGAAGAAGATATGCCTTTCTTAGAAGACGGAACGCCAGTAGATATAGTTTTGAATCCATTAGGTGTACCTTCTCGTATGAACTTAGGACAGATATATGAAACTGTATTAGGTTGGGCAGGAGAAAAATTAGGTTTAAAATATGCTACTCCAATTTTTGATGGTGCTTCAGTTGCCGAAATACAAGCAGAAGTAGAAAAAGCAAACTTGCCGGAGTTAGGACAAACTTACCTATACGATGGAGAAACAGGCGAGCGTTTTGACCAAAAAACAACAGTGGGTGTAATTTATATGCTTAAATTAAGCCACATGATTGAAGATAAAATGCACGCTCGTTCTACTGGTCCTTACTCATTAATTACGCAGCAGCCTTTAGGTGGTAAAGCACAGTTTGGTGGTCAGCGTTTTGGAGAAATGGAGGTATGGGCATTAGAAGCTTTTGGTGCATCTAATATTTTAAGAGAATTACTAACCGTAAAATCTGACGATATAGTAGGTAGAGCTAAAGCTTATGAAGCTATTGTAAAAGGCGAAAACATACCAGAACCAAACATTCCTGAATCTTTCAATGTATTGATACATGAGTTGAGAGGTTTAGCATTAGATTTGAAATTTGATTAA